In one window of Nicotiana tabacum cultivar K326 chromosome 12, ASM71507v2, whole genome shotgun sequence DNA:
- the LOC107786573 gene encoding UPF0481 protein At3g47200-like — protein MAHSIEITQIDHRTPLLRQATKDEREDGRKDDYLIEIKERLKLQRDKSLNQIFDERFEDLDNSSIKSTTIFKVNAAIRESNPDAYTPKMISIGPYHKKNQELHSMEKYKLLCLRRFLQRKEGLDVESCIGQLEELKDEAIKCYDDIDSDIVGKFSEMLLLDGCFVVEFIRDPLIINAHWMVSQVCRDLLLLENQLPFFVLAKLHDMTKRPEDLEPDFIRMVKSTLCYISPSKIPMLKSEIDGDEEKFDHLLHVVHMFCRLSEMTKTSQISNSSIRKECCNIKRFLGKILRLFRSKEISTSNIWQSWQAPTATELYEAGASFIKLGSFEADLMDRTTMFDIKFENAAIQIPCFVVGDSTEAFLRNLIAYEQHSTNLYPKCFLDYVDIMGQLIKSRKDVNLLRQNGIILNGLADDGEVANMFKKLGEGIVVVADSTYYDEASIKMSQHCKKPWNQIMANLRQNYFSSPWAGASTVAAVILLILTAMQTVLAFRDGIK, from the coding sequence AGAGAAGACGGGAGGAAAGATGATTATTTAATAGAGATCAAGGAGCGATTAAAGTTACAAAGAGATAAATCTTTGAATCAAATCTTTGATgaaagatttgaggatttggacaATTCATCTATCAAATCCACTACCATATTCAAAGTAAATGCGGCCATTCGCGAATCTAACCCAGATGCTTATACGCCAAAGATGATCTCCATAGGTCCTTAccataaaaaaaatcaagaactTCACTCAATGGAAAAGTACAAATTATTATGCCTAAGACGGTTTCTCCAACGGAAAGAGGGGCTTGATGTAGAAAGTTGCATTGGACAATTGGAGGAACTAAAGGACGAAGCAATAAAGTGTTATGACGATATAGACAGTGATATTGTTGGCAAATTTTCGGAAATGTTGTTACTTGATGGCTGTTTTGTGGTTGAGTTTATTCGAGACCCCCTAATTATCAACGCGCACTGGATGGTGTCTCAAGTATGTCGAGATTTATTGCTACTAGAAAACCAACTCCCTTTCTTTGTCCTCGCCAAACTTCATGACATGACTAAGCGTCCTGAAGATCTAGAACCCGACTTCATACGTATGGTGAAATCGACTCTTTGTTATATTTCGCCAAGTAAGATACCTATGCTCAAATCAGAAATTGATGGTGATGAAGAAAAATTCGACCATTTACTTCATGTGGTACACATGTTTTGTCGCCTATCAGAGATGACAAAAACTAGCCAAATCTCGAATTCTAGCATCAGAAAGGAATGTTGCAATATTAAAAGATTTCTTGGAAAGATCTTGCGACTATTTAGGTCAAAAGAAATTTCTACCTCTAATATTTGGCAGTCTTGGCAAGCTCCAACTGCAACAGAGCTTTATGAAGCTGGAGCTAGTTTCATAAAACTAGGAAGTTTCGAAGCAGATCTTATGGATAGAACAACTATGTTCGATATCAAGTTTGAGAATGCAGCGATACAAATTCCTTGTTTCGTAGTTGGTGATTCAACGGAGGCCTTTCTGAGAAATTTGATAGCTTATGAGCAACACTCGACTAACTTATATCCTAAATGTTTTTTGGATTATGTAGATATAATGGGTCAACTTATTAAGTCACGTAAAGATGTGAATTTGCTACGCCAAAATGGAATCATCCTTAACGGGCTAGCAGATGACGGAGAAGTGGCTAACATGTTCAAAAAACTTGGAGAAGGGATCGTGGTTGTTGCTGACAGCACCTATTACGATGAAGCAAGCATAAAAATGAGTCAACATTGCAAAAAGCCGTGGAATCAAATTATGGCAAATTTGAGGCAAAATTATTTTAGTAGTCCTTGGGCAGGAGCTTCAACTGTGGCAGCCGTCATACTCCTCATACTCACGGCTATGCAGACAGTTCTAGCTTTCAGAGATGGTATTAAGTAG